A genomic stretch from Pirellulales bacterium includes:
- a CDS encoding dipeptidase codes for MPALDEYLEQHADRFEDELCQLLRIPSVSAMSTHKDDIRRAAGWVLAQFQSLGFKAELIETAGHPIVYAQSPNVPAAPTVLVYGHYDVQPPDPLGEWISPPFEPTVRDGNLYARGATDDKGQMFTHIKSAEAWIKTAGRLPLNLKYIIEGEEEVGSANLDAFVDRNHDRLACDIIVISDTSQFAPGQPAITYGLKGIAYFELRLTGPSQDLHSGVFGGAVTNPANALVRMLTALVNERGQVQLPGFYDNVLPVTDTERAAMRKLGFDEQDFMRQLGVDALSGEEGYTTLERRWARPTCDINGLTSGYQGEGAKTVLPARASAKFSFRLVPNQDPHSIADSLNAFLAARVPPGIKMELISFHGAPGVVVPLDSPYMEAAANAIATGFGRRPVFIREGGSIPVVSTFHDKLGVDTLLLGWGQNDDNTHSPNEKFCLADFHRGIKASAHLWQEISNIKK; via the coding sequence ATGCCCGCCCTCGACGAATATCTCGAGCAGCACGCCGATCGCTTCGAGGACGAACTGTGTCAGTTGCTGCGCATCCCCAGCGTCAGTGCGATGAGCACGCACAAGGACGACATCCGCCGCGCCGCGGGCTGGGTCCTGGCGCAATTTCAATCGCTGGGCTTCAAGGCCGAATTGATCGAGACCGCCGGCCACCCGATCGTCTACGCCCAGTCGCCCAACGTGCCCGCCGCACCGACCGTGCTGGTCTATGGTCATTACGACGTGCAGCCGCCCGATCCGCTGGGCGAATGGATTTCGCCTCCGTTTGAGCCGACGGTACGCGACGGCAACCTGTACGCTCGCGGTGCCACCGACGACAAGGGGCAGATGTTCACGCACATCAAAAGTGCCGAAGCCTGGATCAAGACCGCTGGCCGGCTGCCGCTGAACCTCAAGTACATCATCGAAGGCGAGGAAGAAGTCGGCAGCGCCAATCTCGACGCGTTTGTCGATCGCAATCATGATCGGCTGGCGTGCGACATCATCGTCATCAGCGACACAAGTCAGTTCGCGCCCGGCCAGCCAGCCATTACCTACGGGCTGAAGGGCATCGCATACTTCGAGCTGCGGCTGACCGGCCCCAGCCAGGATTTGCACTCCGGCGTCTTTGGCGGCGCTGTCACGAACCCCGCGAATGCTTTGGTGCGGATGCTAACGGCTCTGGTGAACGAGCGCGGGCAGGTTCAACTGCCCGGCTTTTACGACAACGTGTTGCCGGTCACCGACACCGAACGCGCAGCGATGCGCAAGCTGGGTTTCGACGAGCAAGATTTCATGCGCCAACTGGGTGTCGACGCCCTCTCAGGCGAAGAAGGATATACCACGCTCGAACGACGCTGGGCCCGACCGACCTGCGACATCAACGGCCTGACCAGCGGCTATCAAGGCGAAGGCGCCAAGACCGTGCTGCCCGCCCGGGCGAGCGCGAAATTCAGCTTTCGCCTGGTGCCCAACCAGGATCCGCATAGCATCGCCGACAGTTTGAATGCGTTTCTCGCGGCGCGCGTTCCGCCGGGCATCAAGATGGAACTGATCTCGTTTCACGGCGCGCCGGGCGTCGTCGTGCCTCTCGACAGCCCCTACATGGAAGCCGCCGCGAATGCCATCGCCACGGGATTCGGGCGGCGCCCCGTCTTCATCCGCGAGGGTGGCTCGATCCCGGTCGTGTCGACCTTCCACGATAAGTTGGGAGTCGATACCCTACTCCTGGGCTGGGGACAAAACGACGACAACACCCACAGCCCGAACGAGAAGTTTTGCCTGGCCGATTTCCATCGTGGCATCAAGGCCAGCGCACATTTGTGGCAGGAAATCAGCAATATCAAGAAGTGA